From the Xyrauchen texanus isolate HMW12.3.18 chromosome 49, RBS_HiC_50CHRs, whole genome shotgun sequence genome, one window contains:
- the LOC127640472 gene encoding uncharacterized protein C11orf96 homolog yields the protein MAARPMETVGFPVLPAHILASAMEEFPQQLPVPKCLARGRNRTRRPRDARFKTQPVTFAEIAEVEEEGASPMEEERARRSFLQSLESLRRSTQTLHQAGSTQSCRTTSTQASLDSSDSDSAQ from the coding sequence ATGGCTGCACGTCCAATGGAGACAGTGGGCTTCCCGGTTCTACCTGCACACATCCTGGCATCGGCTATGGAGGAGTTTCCCCAGCAGCTGCCTGTGCCCAAGTGTCTGGCCAGGGGCCGAAACCGTACCCGGCGGCCCCGAGATGCCAGGTTCAAGACCCAACCGGTGACTTTTGCAGAGATTGCAGAAGTGGAGGAGGAAGGGGCTTCACCTATGGAGGAAGAAAGGGCAAGACGGTCCTTCCTGCAGTCGCTGGAGAGTCTAAGGAGAAGCACACAGACATTGCACCAAGCGGGATCCACACAGAGCTGCCGTACCACGTCCACACAGGCTAGTCTGGACTCCAGTGACTCTGACTCGGCACAGTGA